A region of Pseudarthrobacter sp. NIBRBAC000502770 DNA encodes the following proteins:
- a CDS encoding cyclase family protein: MTTQDTATGTGESTDSPAIRREDPLGSIRAMAAAHNNWGRWGQDDVLGTLNFIDAAKRLEAAALVKTGEAFSLSQPFDTNGPQKGWRRRTNPVHTMTDTGVDAERGNQGFPHGFGGADDVIAMPLQCSTQWDGLGHIFDRGKAWNGRAAGDVVTSEGDLVTGIETAAAKIVTRGVLLDVGRALGPGLGRNDGELPDGFAITPEHLAQTIELQGPSSEVRRGDIVVIRTGQYTRVSRDGWGDYAGGSAPGLSFSTAPWLHRSEIAGIATDTWGFEVRPNEFDGAFQPLHQIAIPNLGLFLGEMWDPDALAEACAADGRYDFLLTAAPLPITGAVGSPVNPIAVR; encoded by the coding sequence TTGACCACCCAGGACACAGCAACCGGCACCGGGGAATCAACCGATTCCCCGGCTATCCGGCGTGAAGATCCGCTCGGCAGCATCCGCGCCATGGCAGCTGCCCACAACAACTGGGGCCGCTGGGGCCAGGATGACGTACTGGGCACCCTGAACTTCATCGACGCCGCCAAGCGCCTCGAGGCTGCGGCGCTGGTGAAGACCGGGGAGGCGTTCTCGCTCTCCCAACCGTTCGATACCAACGGTCCGCAGAAAGGCTGGCGCCGCCGCACGAATCCCGTCCACACCATGACGGACACGGGCGTTGACGCCGAGCGCGGCAACCAGGGCTTCCCGCACGGCTTCGGCGGCGCCGACGACGTGATCGCCATGCCGCTGCAGTGCTCCACGCAGTGGGACGGACTGGGCCACATCTTCGACCGGGGCAAGGCCTGGAACGGCCGCGCCGCCGGCGACGTGGTCACCTCTGAAGGCGACCTGGTGACCGGCATCGAGACCGCCGCGGCGAAGATCGTCACCCGCGGTGTCCTGCTCGACGTCGGGCGCGCGCTCGGTCCCGGACTGGGACGGAACGACGGCGAACTACCGGACGGGTTCGCCATCACCCCCGAGCACCTCGCGCAGACCATCGAACTCCAGGGGCCCAGCTCCGAAGTGCGGCGCGGAGACATCGTGGTGATCCGTACCGGGCAATACACCCGGGTGAGCCGCGACGGCTGGGGCGACTATGCCGGCGGCTCCGCTCCGGGACTGTCCTTCAGCACGGCGCCCTGGCTGCACCGCAGCGAGATCGCCGGGATCGCCACGGACACCTGGGGTTTCGAGGTCCGGCCGAACGAGTTCGACGGCGCATTCCAGCCACTCCACCAGATCGCCATCCCCAACCTGGGCCTGTTCCTGGGCGAGATGTGGGACCCGGACGCATTGGCGGAGGCATGCGCGGCGGACGGCAGGTACGACTTCCTGCTGACCGCAGCACCACTCCCCATTACCGGTGCCGTGGGATCGCCCGTCAACCCGATCGCCGTCAGGTAG